In a single window of the Enoplosus armatus isolate fEnoArm2 chromosome 15, fEnoArm2.hap1, whole genome shotgun sequence genome:
- the marcksb gene encoding myristoylated alanine-rich protein kinase C substrate b has translation MGAQISKTAGKEEAAVEKPAEGAAVAAKTNGQENGHAKTNGDASPAAEEANKADVQANGSTPTEEVPKEDGEKVEAAEANGEKEPAATNGEASAKPEEGTPSTSEDGKQKKKRFSFKKPSFKLSGFSFRKTKKESEEAAEEGAAAEEPAEGEKAASEEAPAEEAKPAEAAEEGTKEAAAEEPKAEEEVKAAAAAEEAAAAAGEEEKPAEASPTEPETAASPEATAAAE, from the exons ATGGGAGCACAAATCTCCAAAACCGCTGGAAAAGAGGAAGCTGCGGTGGAAAAGCCGGCAGAAGGTGCAGCTGTTGCAGCAAAGACAAACGGGCAG GAGAATGGCCATGCCAAGACCAATGGGGATGCCTCTCCGGCGGCTGAGGAGGCCAACAAAGCTGATGTTCAGGCCAATGGAAGCACTCCTACCGAGGAGGTGCCAAAAGAAGATGGTGAGAAAGTAGAGGCTGCTGAGGCCAACGGCGAGAAGGAGCCTGCCGCCACAAACGGAGAGGCTTCTGCCAAGCCGGAGGAAGGCACTCCATCCACCAGCGAGGATGgcaagcagaagaagaagcgtTTCTCCTTCAAGAAACCCTCTTTCAAGCTCAGCGGCTTCTCTTTTAGGAAGACCAAGAAGGAGTCTgaagaggcagcagaggagggagcagcagcagaagaaccAGCTGAGGGAGAGAAGGCGGCATCAGAGGAagcacctgctgaggaggccaAACCAGCTGAGGCTGCTGAGGAGGGAACCAaggaggctgcagctgaggagccgaaggctgaggaggaggtgaaggcggcggcagcagcagaagaagcagcagcagctgcaggagaggaggagaaaccagCTGAAGCTTCACCTACTGAACCAGAGACGGCAGCCAGTCCAGAGGCCACGGCCGCCGCCGAGTAA
- the LOC139298166 gene encoding transforming growth factor-beta receptor-associated protein 1, with translation MAFRAFTQTHVYEKQAAPKEKGKASIQCLECYDRNVYIGTKDATVQHLILPSSTNGDLSPGQSKTREGRARKLGSSNQVAQLRAVPLFNHLLVLWDRSITALNMFSLEPVPTLKKIQHVSLFEVCDSPLAAQAARVEMVTSSSRRKVIRIHVVGVDRWEVVKEVPLLQDPVALAVDGASLCVATSNRYLLCDIHTGRSEELFPHNHSGQHVFVTSVGRGEFLLNGPESLGMFVMKTGICQRPPLQWPQEVLAAGVCFPYILILQPQVLSVYSMVDQQCKQTVSLGGAKGLLSTSDGVLVFTEKDIFSLRLEPIEQQIQTLVRHERVEEALLLLDGVQGHRPLDSYKELQKAIACLAGFVHFYQQGFSEARDLFITGELDPREIILLYPDMQPCLSEDFQSQLDQVNKGRDLQVLWQEDRSTFHHYLTFLGDLLRAVRGTEQGLQCIKEVDCALLRLYVELGDTENLQQLVAFPNECMLDHCVPVLEQHNRFFALGSLYQSHGNQIDAIKNWVKIADGLHKDPSCSDVYGHIVRTLSQLQDRDAVWKFADWTLQKNQETGVQIFNKRPPDDQFETQDVLAFLEKYPLALLLYLEFLIHDLNSEEERHHNHLALAYVTLTLREEEETDLKETRGKLQQLLWESRFYDVSTVYERVKSTTLHIEKAILLSRTGGHSQALQILVHQEQDPQAAEAYCCRAARGRDSQFRQTLLLTLLKIYLSSEDLTSAAVDLLNNNPQVFAAEKVIQLLPDSWSVQLVSQFLVGSLRETLHQRRMARLQKALGQAEHIRHKVIWMQASKVKFRLEHGQKCKVCSRDLAEPQFACNLHGELMHTSCTGFSSS, from the exons ATGGCTTTTAGAGCatttacacagacacatgtcTATGAAAAGCAAGCAGCCCCAAAAGAAAAGGGCAAAGCCAGCATCCAATGCCTTGAGTGCTATGACCGAAATGTGTATATAGGGACCAAAGACGCAACAGTCCAGCATCTCATCCTTCCCAGTAGCACAAATGGAGACCTGAGTCCTGGCCAGAGCAAAACCAGAGAAGGTAGGGCAAGAAAACTAGGCTCAAGCAACCAAGTAGCTCAACTGAGGGCAGTCCCACTTTTCAACCATCTGCTGGTCCTGTGGGACCGGAGCATTACTGCCCTCAACATGTTCTCCTTAGAGCCTGTTCCCACTCTGAAGAAGATCCAGCACGTGTCTTTGTTTGAGGTGTGTGACTCACCGCTCGCAGCCCAGGCAGCACGTGTGGAGATGGTGACTTCCTCCAGCCGCAGGAAGGTGATCCGGATCCATGTGGTGGGAGTGGACAGGTGGGAGGTTGTAAAGGAAGTCCCTCTGCTCCAGGACCCCGTGGCCTTGGCGGTAGATGGTGCCAGTCTGTGTGTAGCTACCAGCAACAGGTATCTCCTCTGTGATATTCACACTGGGCGCAGTGAGGAGCTTTTTCCTCACAATCACAGCGGGCAGCATGTCTTTGTTACCTCGGTGGGACGAGGGGAATTCCTCCTGAACGGGCCTGAATCTTTGG GCATGTTTGTGATGAAGACAGGGATATGCCAGCGCCCTCCCCTGCAGTGGCCTCAGGAGGTGCTGGCAGCCGGAGTATGTTTCCCTTATATCCTAATCCTGCAGCCCCAAGTGCTGTCTGTCTACAGCATGGTAGATCAGCAGTGCAAACAGACCGTGAGTCTCGGCGGAGCAAAGGGTCTACTCTCCACATCAG ATGGTGTGTTAGTGTTcacagagaaagacattttcagcCTGCGTCTGGAGCCAATCGAACAGCAGATCCAGACACTTGTTAGGCATGAGAGGGTCGAGGAGGCTTTATTGCTGCTGGATGGAGTTCAAGGCCATCGTCCACTTGACTCATACAAG GAGCTGCAGAAGGCCATTGCTTGCCTGGCtggatttgttcatttttaccaGCAGGGTTTTTCTGAGGCCAGAGATCTATTCAT TACAGGTGAGCTGGACCCCCGAGAAATCATCCTCCTCTACCCTGACATGCAGCCGTGTCTCAGCGAGGACTTTCAATCCCAGCTTGATCAAGTGAACAAGGGCAGGGATCTCCAGGTACTCTGGCAAGAGGACAGAAGCACATTTCATCATTACCTGACCTTCCTGGGTGATTTACTCAGGGCAGTCAGGGGGACGGAGCAAGGCCTGCAGTGCATTAAGGAGGTGGACTGCGCCCTCCTGAGGCTGTACGTAGAACTGGGAGACACTGAAAATCTGCAGCAGCTTGTGGCGTTTCCCAATGAGTGCATGCTGGACCACTGTGTTCCTGTTTTGGAGCAACACAACAG attttttgcATTAGGTTCCCTCTATCAAAGCCATGGAAATCAAATTGACGCAATTAAG AATTGGGTGAAAATCGCAGATGGCCTCCACAAAGACCCCTCTTGCTCAGATGTATATGGACACATAGTGAGGACTCTCAGTCAACTGCAGGACAGAGATGCTGTGTGGAAATTTGCAGACTGGACTCTGCAAAAAAACCAGGag ACAGGTGTGCAGATCTTCAACAAGCGCCCCCCCGATGATCAATTTGAGACACAAGACGTCCTTGCTTTCTTGGAGAAGTACCCGCTGGCATTGCTTTTGTATCTTGAGTTCTTAATCCATGACTTGAACAGTGAG GAGGAGAGACATCACAACCATCTGGCCCTGGCGTATGTTACTCTGACGCtgcgagaggaagaggaaacggATTTGAAGGAGACCAGGGGGAAGTTGCAGCAGCTGCTATGGGAATCCAGATTCTATGACGTATCCACTGTGTATG AGAGAGTCAAGTCAACAACGCTGCACATAGAGAAAGCCATTCTCCTCAGCAGGACCGGTGGACACTCTCAGGCACTGCAGATACTTGTTCACCAGGAGCAAGACCCCCAGGCTGCAGAGGCCTACTGCTGCAGGGCTGCCCGGGGCCGAGACTCACAGTTCAGGCAGACCCTGCTGCTCACGCTGCTTAAAATCTACCTGAGCTCTGAGGATCTCACCAGCGCTGCCGTGGATCTGCTTAATAACAACCCCCAGGTCTTTGCAGCAGAGAAGGTCATCCAGCTCCTGCCTGATTCCTGGTCTGTTCAACTGGTCTCCCAGTTTTTAGTTGGATCCCTCAGAGAGACCTTGCACCAGAGGCGAATGGCAAGGCTGCAAAAGGCTTTGGGCCAGGCAGAGCACATACGGCACAAGGTCATTTGG atgCAGGCCTCAAAAGTAAAGTTCAGACTGGAACATGGGCAGAAGTGTAAGGTTTGTTCGAGGGACCTTGCAGAGCCACAGTTTGCCTGTAACCTCCATGGTGAGCTGATGCACACAAGCTGCACTGGCTTCTCATCATcgtaa
- the col10a1a gene encoding collagen, type X, alpha 1a — MDIRVASILLLVVASAAAHGKGYVVKKFQPYAVKSHMVAVAGEPGPPGEPGPEGPAGPPGEPGEDAEGLPGPQGPPGAPGAPGRSISGKPGSPGGPGKPGSDGAPGDKGDTGAPGLQGPRGAPGSSGSPGPAGLSATGKPGPAGFPGAVGPRGETGLKGHPGVPGLPGSKGDRGVGNPGAQGETGPEGPMGPAGEPGVAGVGKPGKTGASGEPGKSGSPGRDGATGPMGPMGPKGHTGAPGVGVPGKSGENGAPGLPGPVGPKGHQGPAGATGAPGVPGYGKPGANGEKGERGATGATGATGPKGEQGPTGYTGATGATGPTGPAGPQGARGFPGEAGAAGPKGDTGETGAQGPKGNKGDQGAQGFAGKQGYPGAAGPPGPRGATGSTGEKGNGGAPGTPGAPGIPGPAGPKGHPGRAGEPGSSGSDGAPGSRGPSGPQGPAGAPGLKGHPGLPGAAGPAGLSAKGAPGPQGPPGEAGEAGSDGESGPAGPPGPPGPPGEVVFEKGMGMAEVMVKAPMSAFTASLATPYPSAGTPIKFDQIVYNAENHYDPDSGIFTCQIPGVYYFSYSIHVNGAHALVALYKNDQPVMFTYDEYNKGFLDQMSGSAVLLLDEQDKVYVQIPDDEANGVFAAENVHCSFSGFLIAST; from the exons ATGGACATACGAGTAGCAAGCATTCTCCTCCTCGTGGTGGCCTCCGCTGCAGCCCATGGGAAGGGGTATGTGGTGAAGAAGTTCCAGCCCTACGCTGTGAAGAGCCACA TGGTGGCAGTGGCAGGTGAGCCTGGTCCTCCTGGTGAGCCTGGCCCTGAGGGACCTGCTGGCCCTCCTGGTGAGCCAGGTGAGGATGCCGAAGGTCTGCCTGGACCCCAAGGACCTCCTGGAGCTCCTGGAGCTCCTGGCCGCTCCATCTCTGGCAAACCTGGATCCCCAGGTGGACCTGGCAAACCTGGCAGCGATGGAGCACCTGGTGACAAGGGAGACACTGGAGCTCCTGGCCTTCAGGGACCTAGGGGAGCCCCTGGATCTTCTGGAAGCCCTGGACCTGCTGGCCTCTCTGCTACTGGCAAGCCTGGACCTGCAGGTTTTCCTGGGGCAGTGGGACCTCGAGGCGAGACTGGTTTGAAAGGACATCCAGGTGTACCTGGACTGCCAGGTTCTAAGGGTGATAGAGGGGTGGGAAATCCTGGAGCTCAGGGTGAGACAGGACCTGAAGGACCCATGGGCCCAGCTGGAGAACCAGGTGTGGCTGGAGTTGGAAAGCCAGGAAAAACAGGTGCGTCCGGTGAGCCAGGAAAGTCAGGTAGCCCAGGTAGGGATGGTGCCACAGGTCCCATGGGACCAATGGGACCTAAGGGACACACTGGTGCCCCAGGTGTAGGTGTTCCAGGTAAATCAGGTGAGAATGGTGCCCCAGGTCTGCCTGGTCCAGTTGGCCCTAAAGGCCACCAGGGACCTGCTGGAGCCACTGGTGCCCCTGGAGTCCCCGGATATGGAAAGCCAGGTGCAAatggagagaagggagagaggggagctACAGGTGCCACAGGTGCCACAGGTCCAAAGGGTGAGCAAGGTCCAACAGGATATACTGGTGCTACTGGTGCAACTGGCCCCACTGGTCCAGCTGGACCTCAGGGTGCAAGAGGTTTCCCAGGTGAAGCCGGTGCTGCTGGCCCTAAAGGCGACACAGGTGAAACTGGAGCTCAGGGACCTAAGGGAAACAAGGGAGATCAGGGAGCACAGGGTTTTGCAGGCAAGCAGGGTTATCCAGGTGCAGCTGGTCCTCCTGGGCCCAGAGGAGCAACTGGATCCACAGGTGAAAAAGGTAATGGAGGTGCCCCAGGTACCCCAGGTGCCCCAGGTATTCCAGGCCCTGCTGGACCCAAAGGTCATCCCGGCCGTGCAGGTGAGCCAGGTTCCTCTGGTTCTGATGGTGCTCCAGGTTCCAGAGGACCTTCTGGGCCTCAAGGTCCCGCTGGTGCTCCTGGCCTTAAGGGACATCCAGGTCTCCCTGGTGCTGCTGGGCCTGCTGGTTTGTCTGCTAAGGGTGCCCCCGGACCTCAGGGTCCCCCTGGTGAGGCCGGTGAGGCCGGTTCTGATGGAGAAAGTGGCCCAGCTGGCCctcctggtccccctggtcctcctggTGAGGTTGTGTTTGAGAAGGGCATGGGAATGGCTGAGGTTATGGTCAAGGCCCCCATGTCTGCTTTCACTGCTTCTCTGGCAACCCCCTACCCTTCTGCTGGTACCCCCATTAAATTCGACCAGATAGTGTACAATGCTGAGAATCACTATGACCCTGACAGTGGCATTTTCACTTGCCAGATTCCTGGAGTTTACTATTTCTCCTACAGCATCCATGTTAATGGAGCTCATGCCCTGGTGGCTCTGTACAAGAATGACCAGCCTGTTATGTTCACTTACGATGAGTACAACAAGGGCTTCCTGGACCAGATGTCCGGTAGTGCTGTCCTCTTGCTTGATGAGCAGGACAAAGTCTACGTCCAGATCCCCGATGATGAGGCCAATGGTGTCTTTGCCGCCGAGAATGTCCACTGCTCTTTCTCTGGGTTCCTCATTGCTTCAACGTGA